Proteins encoded together in one Pseudomonas arsenicoxydans window:
- a CDS encoding MarR family winged helix-turn-helix transcriptional regulator has protein sequence MDTESNTPDTYEQLLLDNQICFALHSTSLLMTKVYKPLLQALGLTYPQYLAMMVLWQKDGLTVGEISSQLLTDPGSLTPLLKRLEVEGLLTRTRSREDERVVIVELTEQGRALRDKARSIPQCILAASGQTLEHLQKLQAELQDLRSHLQDSL, from the coding sequence ATGGACACCGAGAGCAACACCCCTGACACCTACGAACAGCTGCTGCTGGATAACCAGATCTGCTTCGCCCTGCATTCCACTTCGCTGCTGATGACCAAGGTCTACAAGCCGCTATTGCAGGCGCTGGGCCTGACTTATCCGCAATACCTGGCGATGATGGTGTTGTGGCAGAAGGACGGATTGACCGTCGGTGAAATCAGCTCGCAGCTGCTGACCGATCCCGGCTCACTGACGCCTCTGCTCAAGCGCCTGGAAGTCGAAGGCTTGCTGACCCGTACCCGCAGCCGTGAAGACGAACGGGTGGTGATTGTCGAACTCACCGAACAGGGACGCGCGCTGCGCGACAAGGCTCGCAGCATTCCCCAGTGCATCCTCGCCGCCAGCGGACAAACACTGGAGCATCTGCAGAAGCTTCAAGCTGAGCTTCAGGATCTGCGCAGTCATCTGCAAGACAGTCTCTGA
- a CDS encoding organic hydroperoxide resistance protein, with translation MQTLYTAIATSTGGRDGRAVSSDNILDVKLATPKELGGAGGAATNPEQLFAAGYSACFIGALKFVASQTKRSIPNDASITAHVGIGQIPGGFGLDIDLHISLPGLEQADAQSLVDAAHQVCPYSNATRGNVDVRLHVTV, from the coding sequence ATGCAAACTCTTTACACCGCAATCGCAACCTCCACCGGCGGCCGTGACGGTCGTGCGGTTTCCAGCGACAACATCCTCGACGTCAAACTCGCCACCCCGAAAGAACTCGGCGGTGCTGGCGGCGCAGCGACCAACCCTGAGCAACTGTTCGCAGCCGGTTACTCCGCCTGCTTCATCGGCGCACTGAAATTCGTCGCCAGCCAGACCAAGCGCAGCATCCCCAACGACGCATCGATCACCGCCCATGTCGGCATCGGCCAGATCCCTGGCGGCTTCGGTCTGGATATCGATTTGCACATCAGCCTGCCGGGTCTTGAACAAGCCGACGCGCAAAGCCTGGTCGACGCCGCCCACCAAGTCTGCCCGTACTCGAACGCCACCCGTGGCAACGTTGATGTGCGCCTGCACGTTACCGTCTAA
- a CDS encoding elongation factor P, with translation MKTGKELKPGTVIRLENDPWLVQKAEFTKSGRNSAIMKTKLKNLLTGYKTEIVYSADDKLDDVILDRKEATLSFISGDTYTFMDTTDYTMYELNAEDIEAVLPFVEEGMTDVCEAIFFEERLVSVELPTTIVRQVDYTEGSARGDTSGKVMKPAKLKNGTELSVADFIEIGDMIEIDTREGGSYKGRAK, from the coding sequence ATGAAAACTGGTAAAGAACTGAAACCCGGTACCGTGATCCGTCTCGAAAACGATCCTTGGCTGGTTCAGAAAGCTGAATTCACCAAATCCGGTCGTAACAGCGCGATCATGAAGACCAAGCTGAAAAACCTGCTGACCGGTTACAAGACCGAAATCGTTTACAGCGCTGACGACAAACTGGACGACGTAATCCTCGACCGCAAAGAAGCGACCCTGTCCTTCATCAGCGGCGACACCTACACGTTCATGGACACCACCGACTACACCATGTACGAGCTGAACGCTGAAGACATCGAAGCCGTTCTGCCTTTCGTTGAAGAAGGCATGACCGATGTTTGCGAAGCGATCTTCTTCGAAGAGCGTCTGGTTTCCGTAGAACTGCCGACCACCATCGTGCGTCAGGTTGACTACACCGAAGGTTCCGCTCGCGGTGACACTTCCGGCAAGGTAATGAAGCCTGCCAAACTGAAGAACGGTACCGAACTGTCGGTTGCTGACTTCATCGAAATCGGCGACATGATCGAAATCGATACCCGCGAAGGCGGTTCCTACAAAGGCCGTGCTAAATAA